One genomic segment of Intestinimonas butyriciproducens includes these proteins:
- a CDS encoding M56 family metallopeptidase codes for MMDFLMTLAEITLTMSAVILLLLALGPLLSRRYAARWRYWAWLAVAVRLLIPVNISLPQAPVRLSPPEDRVVLSLPAAEPHQASPVPAVPSAPPEPVATPAERTDPAPAEGGARPAARSLALADVLPWLWLSGAAVPALWHGIGYLRFRDHVRRWGRPVTDPAAVDMLEALRAELGIAAPGELVECPGVAGPMMTGLLRPTILLPAGGVDGEALWFILRHELTHFRRRDIGYKLVLLCAALVHWFNPLVWIMLRAAEGDMERACDDDVVKGLSREQRGRYGQTIVDALRQERKTRKEAAE; via the coding sequence ATGATGGATTTTCTGATGACCCTGGCGGAGATCACCCTCACTATGTCGGCGGTGATCCTGCTGCTGCTGGCCCTCGGCCCGCTGCTCTCCCGGCGGTACGCCGCCCGATGGCGGTATTGGGCATGGCTGGCCGTGGCGGTCCGGCTTCTTATCCCTGTAAATATTTCCCTGCCCCAGGCCCCTGTGCGGCTCTCGCCGCCGGAGGACCGGGTGGTCCTTTCCCTGCCCGCGGCGGAGCCGCACCAGGCGTCCCCTGTTCCGGCCGTCCCCTCCGCTCCGCCGGAGCCGGTGGCCACCCCGGCGGAGCGGACCGATCCGGCCCCGGCGGAGGGCGGCGCCCGCCCGGCAGCGCGGTCTCTGGCGCTCGCCGATGTGCTGCCCTGGCTCTGGCTGTCCGGAGCGGCCGTTCCCGCGCTGTGGCATGGGATCGGATACCTGCGCTTCCGCGACCATGTAAGGCGCTGGGGAAGGCCGGTGACGGACCCGGCGGCTGTGGACATGCTGGAGGCACTGCGGGCGGAGCTGGGGATCGCGGCCCCGGGGGAGCTGGTGGAATGTCCCGGCGTGGCGGGGCCCATGATGACCGGCCTGCTGCGCCCCACCATCCTCCTGCCGGCGGGCGGAGTGGACGGGGAGGCGCTGTGGTTCATCCTGCGCCATGAGCTCACCCACTTCCGGCGGAGAGACATCGGCTACAAGCTGGTCCTCCTGTGCGCCGCCCTGGTCCACTGGTTCAACCCCCTGGTGTGGATCATGCTCCGCGCGGCTGAGGGGGACATGGAGCGCGCCTGCGACGACGACGTGGTGAAAGGGCTCTCCCGGGAACAGCGGGGCCGCTATGGACAGACCATCGTGGACGCCCTCCGGCAGGAGAGGAAAACGCGAAAGGAGGCGGCGGAATGA
- a CDS encoding HD domain-containing protein, which translates to MHITYETVKQSEEIRTYITQADASLLALGYTEHSFAHVTRCAVVAGDLLQELGYDAHTVELCRIAAFMHDIGNVVNRNDHAQTGAVMAFRILDNMGMEPSDVAAVITAIGHHDDSTAFPVNAIAAALLLADKTDVRRSRVRNRDTINFDIHDRVNYAVEQSDLRLDQKAKTVTLTLSINTEVCAVMDYFEIFLQRMLLCRKAAEFFGLTFKLDINGLTLL; encoded by the coding sequence ATGCATATCACCTATGAGACCGTCAAGCAGTCCGAGGAGATCCGGACTTATATCACCCAGGCGGACGCCTCCCTGCTGGCCCTGGGGTACACCGAGCACAGCTTTGCCCACGTGACCCGGTGCGCCGTGGTGGCGGGCGACCTGCTGCAGGAGCTGGGTTACGACGCCCACACGGTGGAGCTGTGCCGGATCGCCGCCTTTATGCACGACATCGGCAACGTGGTCAACCGCAACGACCACGCCCAGACCGGAGCGGTAATGGCCTTCCGGATCCTGGACAACATGGGCATGGAGCCCTCCGATGTGGCCGCCGTCATCACAGCCATCGGCCATCACGATGATTCCACCGCCTTTCCGGTGAACGCCATCGCCGCGGCCCTTCTGCTGGCGGACAAGACCGACGTGCGCCGCAGCCGGGTCCGTAACCGGGATACCATCAACTTCGACATCCATGACCGGGTGAATTACGCGGTGGAACAGTCCGACCTGCGGCTGGATCAGAAGGCCAAGACCGTCACCCTGACCCTTTCCATCAATACGGAGGTGTGCGCCGTGATGGACTACTTTGAGATCTTCCTCCAGCGCATGCTCCTGTGCAGAAAGGCGGCGGAATTCTTCGGCCTCACCTTCAAGCTGGACATCAACGGATTGACTTTACTGTAG
- the metA gene encoding homoserine O-acetyltransferase MetA: protein MPIKIPDSLPARATLEGENIFVMTEYRALHQDIRPLKVLILNLMPTKIVTETQILRKLSNTPLQVQVELLRTSSYRSQHIDEDHLESFYTTFDQVRGRKYDGMIITGAPVENLDFTQVEYWDELCEIMEWTRSHVHSTLHICWGAQAGLYFHYGVEKRSLPEKLFGVFDHRVLKPNSPLFRGFDDVFQAPHSRYTEVWESDIRSTPGLELLAVSGDAGVFAVKSEDSRQFFITGHPEYDPDTLAREYFRDREKGLQIHVPYNYFPGDDPCRPPIVRWRSAGQLLYTNWLNYYVYQTTPYDLNKV from the coding sequence ATGCCCATCAAAATTCCCGACTCCCTCCCCGCCCGCGCCACCCTGGAGGGGGAGAATATCTTCGTCATGACCGAATACCGGGCTCTGCACCAGGATATCCGGCCCCTGAAGGTGCTCATCCTCAACCTGATGCCCACCAAGATCGTCACCGAGACACAGATCCTGCGCAAGCTGTCCAACACGCCCCTCCAGGTCCAGGTAGAGCTGCTCCGGACTTCCAGTTATCGTTCCCAGCACATCGACGAGGACCACCTGGAGTCCTTTTACACCACCTTCGATCAGGTCCGCGGGCGGAAATACGACGGCATGATCATCACCGGCGCGCCGGTGGAAAACCTGGACTTCACCCAGGTGGAGTATTGGGACGAGCTGTGTGAGATCATGGAGTGGACCCGCAGTCATGTCCACTCCACCCTCCACATCTGCTGGGGCGCACAGGCGGGGCTCTACTTCCACTACGGCGTGGAGAAGCGTTCTCTGCCGGAAAAGCTCTTCGGCGTGTTCGACCACCGGGTACTTAAACCCAATTCCCCCCTGTTCCGCGGCTTTGACGACGTCTTCCAAGCCCCCCACTCCCGATACACCGAGGTGTGGGAGAGCGATATCCGTTCCACGCCCGGTCTGGAGCTGCTGGCCGTCTCCGGAGACGCCGGGGTCTTTGCCGTGAAGAGTGAGGATTCCCGCCAGTTTTTCATCACCGGTCACCCGGAATACGACCCCGACACCCTGGCCCGGGAGTACTTCCGGGACCGGGAAAAAGGGTTGCAGATCCATGTGCCCTATAATTACTTTCCCGGCGACGATCCCTGCCGCCCCCCCATCGTCCGCTGGCGGAGCGCCGGGCAGCTTCTCTATACCAACTGGCTCAATTACTACGTCTATCAGACCACGCCTTACGATCTGAACAAGGTGTAA
- a CDS encoding BlaI/MecI/CopY family transcriptional regulator: MRRLPDTELEVMKALWELEGRPAARAELEERLRDRGWATNTFNTYLARLAEKGFITCEKRGRSNWYAPAVSREAYLEFESGAVLSRVFGSSLKNFVASLARGGKLERGELDELQQYLDELKRDGL; the protein is encoded by the coding sequence GTGAGGCGGCTGCCGGACACGGAACTGGAGGTCATGAAGGCCCTGTGGGAGCTGGAGGGACGGCCCGCCGCCCGGGCCGAGCTGGAGGAGCGGCTGCGGGACCGGGGCTGGGCCACCAACACGTTCAATACCTATCTCGCACGCCTTGCGGAAAAGGGGTTCATCACCTGTGAAAAGCGGGGCAGGAGCAACTGGTACGCCCCGGCGGTGTCCCGGGAGGCCTATCTGGAGTTTGAGAGCGGAGCGGTGCTCAGCAGGGTGTTCGGCAGCTCGCTGAAGAACTTCGTGGCCTCGCTGGCCCGGGGCGGAAAGCTGGAGCGCGGCGAACTGGACGAGCTACAGCAATATTTGGACGAGCTGAAGCGGGACGGCCTCTGA
- a CDS encoding MATE family efflux transporter, translated as MHNQITEGSILKPLLSFFFPILLGTFFQQLYNTVDAIIVGNFVGTAALGAVGGPTAVLINFLVNLFVGLSSGATVVIAQYYGARQGEDLREAVHTGIALSLAAGVVITGVGIALSGPVLRMMGTPEDVMGYALTYLRVYFCGTMASFIYNMGSSILRAIGDTKRPLYFLIAACLTNIVLDLFFVVVLDMAVFGVGLATVLSQVVSAVLVAVSLLQPGTVYCVDLRAIRFHPDKLKSILRIGLPAGIQSNMYTISNMVLQSCINSFGTVTVAAWTAFGKVDGFYWMVSGAFGVSITTFVSQNFGARKYDRLKKGVMVCLGVTFGVTALISLLFCGAAPILLRMFTSDSAVIALGRHVMWFTVPFYVTFVCIEIFSGAVRGTGDSLKPMLLTCSGVCVLRVL; from the coding sequence TTGCACAATCAGATCACCGAGGGGTCCATCCTCAAGCCCCTCCTCTCATTTTTCTTTCCCATCCTGCTGGGCACCTTTTTCCAGCAGCTCTACAACACGGTGGACGCCATCATCGTGGGGAACTTTGTGGGTACCGCCGCCCTGGGCGCGGTGGGCGGCCCCACAGCGGTGCTCATCAACTTTCTGGTGAATCTCTTTGTGGGCCTCTCCTCCGGGGCCACAGTGGTTATCGCCCAGTATTACGGCGCCCGGCAGGGAGAAGACCTGCGGGAGGCCGTCCATACCGGCATCGCCCTGTCCCTGGCGGCGGGCGTGGTCATCACAGGCGTGGGTATCGCCCTTTCCGGCCCGGTCCTTCGCATGATGGGTACCCCTGAGGACGTGATGGGCTACGCGCTCACCTACCTGCGGGTCTACTTCTGCGGGACCATGGCCTCTTTCATCTACAATATGGGGTCCAGCATCCTCCGCGCCATCGGCGATACCAAGCGTCCCCTCTACTTTCTCATCGCCGCATGCCTCACCAACATCGTGCTGGACCTGTTCTTTGTGGTGGTGCTGGACATGGCCGTCTTCGGTGTGGGGCTGGCCACCGTATTGTCCCAGGTGGTGAGCGCCGTGCTGGTGGCCGTCTCCCTTCTCCAGCCGGGCACGGTCTACTGCGTAGACCTCCGCGCCATCCGTTTCCACCCCGACAAACTCAAAAGCATCCTGCGCATCGGGCTCCCGGCGGGCATTCAGTCCAATATGTACACCATCTCCAACATGGTGCTTCAGTCCTGCATCAACTCGTTCGGCACCGTCACCGTGGCCGCCTGGACCGCTTTCGGCAAGGTGGACGGCTTTTATTGGATGGTCTCCGGCGCCTTCGGCGTATCCATCACCACCTTTGTGAGCCAGAACTTCGGTGCCCGGAAGTACGACCGGCTCAAGAAGGGCGTGATGGTCTGCCTGGGCGTCACCTTCGGTGTGACGGCCCTCATCAGCCTCCTCTTCTGCGGTGCGGCCCCCATCCTGCTGCGTATGTTCACCTCCGACAGCGCGGTCATCGCCCTGGGCCGGCATGTCATGTGGTTCACCGTCCCCTTCTACGTCACCTTCGTCTGCATTGAGATCTTCTCCGGCGCGGTCCGGGGTACAGGCGACTCCCTCAAGCCCATGCTTCTTACCTGCAGCGGCGTGTGTGTGCTGCGGGTGCTGTGA
- a CDS encoding S-layer homology domain-containing protein, translated as MFRFRRLAALVLTGALLSGLGTVQAAEPALLPESAALSSGDSWPLPVDFDSLSYDTEHVQDFLSDCEDFQALLDSSASITTISTACMALYVDYLSLYTEYSVCSVHYYRDPASYEADYLAFTFLFTRAGQAYQDAVHGMFRSDSFTDAYAAADGDLEELEELLDDYLDESITDEQLDLMDQESALVAGYWNALTAEYTATLPGSDRTWTREETESDPDLSDEDYWTLLSALAQARNAAAGPYLLELSSLRREIARSSGYDSVLDYYYETYYGRDYGREESEALFSYVKEHIVPVYSAYAAYYAAVCAGEEALNRYDGQGQAGKLAAVGPVIGQIASELGELFDYMVESNLCDIERSDTKLDVGFTISLPSYRSAFLFDSPQGGYYDISTLIHEFGHFSAYCAAPSVNFSYDTAETHSQGLEALSLRYADQLFGEAGDAFRGADLYALLHAVVDGCLYGEFQVEFFDMEDPTLQDVNRLFRTLAQEYGYVYATDSDEAYDWVEVNHTFESPFYYISYATSALSALDLFLTSQDDYQGAVDTYLNLIRLSDESGYRETMARAGFPDVFQEETVSGVGGELSGYLYTDLYGLYDLEDHWALPEIGALVSAGLIGGTGDGFQPSVPVSRAALCTILYRAEGQPQPDAESSFSDVAADAWYADAASWAAESGITTGTGGGFSPDVPLTRESLALLLYRYAGEPSHSGGLSSFSDADTVSPWASQAVAWAVEQGILLGSDGRLNPTGGASRAEAAVMLFRFFSQAAGEAAA; from the coding sequence ATGTTTCGATTTCGACGCCTGGCCGCCCTGGTGCTGACCGGCGCTCTGCTCTCTGGGCTGGGGACAGTTCAAGCGGCGGAACCCGCGCTTCTGCCGGAAAGCGCTGCGTTGTCCTCCGGAGATTCCTGGCCGCTCCCTGTGGATTTCGACTCGCTCTCTTATGACACAGAGCATGTCCAGGATTTTCTCTCGGACTGTGAGGATTTTCAGGCGCTGCTGGACTCCTCCGCCTCCATCACCACGATTTCGACCGCCTGTATGGCGCTTTATGTCGATTATCTCTCCCTTTACACCGAATACTCGGTCTGCTCTGTCCATTACTACCGGGATCCGGCGTCTTATGAGGCGGATTATCTGGCCTTCACCTTCCTCTTTACCCGTGCGGGCCAGGCCTACCAGGATGCCGTCCACGGCATGTTCCGCTCCGACTCCTTTACCGACGCCTATGCGGCCGCCGACGGCGACCTGGAGGAACTGGAGGAACTGCTGGATGACTACCTGGACGAGTCGATCACCGATGAGCAGCTCGACCTTATGGACCAGGAAAGCGCGCTGGTGGCCGGATATTGGAACGCGCTCACCGCGGAATACACCGCGACGCTGCCGGGCAGTGACAGGACCTGGACCCGTGAGGAGACCGAATCCGACCCCGACTTGAGCGATGAGGATTACTGGACCCTCCTCTCCGCGCTGGCACAAGCCAGGAACGCGGCGGCGGGTCCCTATTTGCTGGAGCTCTCCTCCCTGCGCCGGGAGATCGCCCGCTCCAGCGGCTACGACTCCGTTCTCGACTACTATTATGAAACGTATTACGGGCGCGATTACGGACGCGAGGAATCCGAGGCGCTCTTCTCCTATGTGAAAGAGCATATCGTACCGGTCTATTCCGCCTATGCCGCCTATTATGCCGCAGTCTGTGCCGGGGAGGAGGCACTGAACCGCTACGACGGGCAGGGGCAGGCCGGGAAGCTGGCGGCTGTGGGTCCGGTGATCGGACAGATCGCGTCTGAGCTGGGAGAACTCTTCGACTATATGGTGGAGAGCAATCTGTGTGACATCGAGCGCTCCGACACCAAGCTGGACGTGGGCTTCACCATTTCCCTGCCCTCCTACCGCTCCGCTTTCCTCTTTGACAGCCCCCAGGGCGGCTATTACGACATCAGCACGCTGATCCATGAGTTCGGCCACTTCTCCGCTTACTGCGCGGCCCCTTCCGTCAACTTCTCCTATGACACGGCGGAGACCCACTCGCAGGGTCTGGAGGCCCTCTCCCTGCGCTATGCCGACCAGCTTTTCGGCGAGGCGGGGGACGCCTTCCGGGGCGCCGACCTCTACGCCCTGCTCCATGCTGTGGTGGACGGCTGCCTCTACGGTGAGTTTCAGGTTGAGTTTTTCGACATGGAAGACCCCACGCTTCAGGATGTCAACCGCCTTTTCCGCACCCTTGCGCAGGAGTATGGCTATGTCTATGCGACGGACTCGGACGAGGCTTACGACTGGGTGGAGGTGAACCACACCTTTGAGTCCCCCTTCTACTATATCAGCTACGCCACCTCCGCCCTCTCTGCCCTGGACCTGTTCCTGACCTCCCAGGATGACTATCAGGGGGCTGTGGACACCTATCTGAATCTCATCCGTCTCTCGGATGAGAGCGGCTACCGTGAGACCATGGCGCGGGCCGGCTTCCCCGACGTGTTTCAGGAGGAGACTGTGTCCGGCGTTGGCGGGGAGCTGAGCGGCTACCTCTATACCGATCTCTACGGTCTCTATGACTTGGAGGACCACTGGGCGCTTCCGGAGATCGGCGCGCTGGTCTCCGCCGGACTCATAGGCGGCACGGGGGACGGGTTCCAGCCCTCGGTCCCTGTCAGCCGCGCCGCCCTGTGCACCATTCTCTACCGCGCGGAGGGCCAGCCCCAGCCTGATGCGGAGAGCAGCTTCTCCGATGTGGCTGCCGACGCCTGGTATGCCGATGCGGCGTCCTGGGCGGCGGAGAGCGGCATCACCACCGGCACGGGCGGCGGCTTCTCTCCCGACGTCCCCCTCACCCGCGAGAGCCTCGCCCTGCTGCTCTACCGGTATGCCGGAGAACCCTCCCACAGCGGCGGGCTCTCCTCCTTCTCCGATGCCGACACCGTCTCCCCCTGGGCCAGCCAGGCAGTGGCCTGGGCCGTGGAGCAAGGCATCCTGCTGGGCAGCGACGGGCGGTTGAATCCCACCGGCGGCGCTAGCCGTGCAGAGGCCGCCGTCATGCTTTTCCGCTTCTTCTCCCAGGCCGCCGGCGAAGCGGCAGCCTAG
- a CDS encoding efflux RND transporter periplasmic adaptor subunit, with product METTQVRQETASQPAAPQKEQKGAAPKVPMPRKKKKWIKRVIALAVLAALLLFLFRSCSGAKNAIVSGSYLPASAARQDLVVSVSGTGTIQPIHSYKVTTLVKGEVLEAPFEEGQTVHKGDLLFRIDSKDVETSIQQAELSLESARLSYDQLLKNQSDNRKNTTVRAAAAGVITKLYVDEGDMVSLGAPIADILDRDNMKLTVPFHAADAAGFAVGQSASVTVDGTLETLSGVIDSISATDSVGPGGTLVRNVTVAVRNPGALSDASSGTAAVGTAASAASGAFAYGESKQVVAKASGELTSLSVKEGDRVSEDQVIGGFDETDMATQIESAAIQVKNAELTLQNARDRLEDYSITSTIDGTVIEKNYDVGDTLDTSTSSTTGIAYPAVIYDLSALTFDIRIHELDINKIQVGQAVEITSDALDGQSFTGRVDKVNINGTTSNGVTTYPVTVLIDGSPDELKPGMNISAKIVVEDAGEVLCIPVEAVNRGQNGASTVLVAGPGALDEAGNLADSSKLEEREVTLGRNDEAYIEVLSGLEEGETVFIQNASSANPWG from the coding sequence ATGGAAACTACCCAGGTCAGGCAGGAGACCGCCTCACAGCCCGCCGCCCCGCAGAAGGAACAGAAGGGCGCGGCCCCCAAGGTACCGATGCCCCGCAAGAAGAAAAAATGGATTAAGCGTGTAATCGCTCTGGCCGTGCTGGCGGCGCTGCTGCTTTTCCTCTTCCGGAGCTGCAGCGGGGCGAAAAACGCCATCGTCTCCGGTTCTTATCTCCCCGCCTCCGCCGCTCGACAGGACCTGGTGGTGTCCGTCTCCGGCACCGGCACCATCCAGCCCATCCACTCCTACAAGGTCACCACCCTGGTAAAGGGGGAGGTGCTGGAAGCCCCCTTCGAGGAGGGGCAGACGGTACATAAGGGCGACCTCCTGTTCCGCATCGACTCCAAGGATGTGGAGACCTCCATCCAGCAGGCGGAGCTGAGTCTGGAGTCCGCCCGGCTGAGCTACGACCAGCTCCTCAAAAACCAGTCCGACAACCGGAAGAACACCACCGTGAGGGCCGCCGCCGCCGGCGTGATCACCAAGCTGTATGTGGACGAGGGGGATATGGTCTCTCTGGGCGCCCCCATCGCCGACATTCTGGACCGGGACAACATGAAGCTGACCGTCCCCTTCCACGCCGCCGATGCCGCCGGCTTTGCCGTGGGGCAGTCCGCCTCCGTCACGGTGGACGGCACGCTGGAGACCCTCTCCGGCGTCATCGACTCCATTTCCGCCACCGACTCTGTGGGGCCCGGCGGCACCCTGGTGCGCAATGTCACCGTGGCGGTCCGGAATCCCGGCGCCCTGTCCGACGCCTCCAGCGGCACCGCCGCGGTGGGGACGGCGGCCAGTGCGGCCAGCGGCGCTTTTGCTTACGGGGAGAGCAAGCAGGTGGTCGCCAAGGCCTCCGGCGAGCTCACCAGCCTGAGCGTCAAGGAGGGGGACCGGGTCTCCGAGGACCAGGTCATCGGCGGCTTTGACGAGACCGACATGGCCACCCAGATCGAGAGCGCGGCCATCCAGGTGAAAAACGCCGAGCTCACCCTCCAGAACGCCAGGGACCGGCTGGAGGACTACTCCATCACCTCCACCATCGACGGCACGGTCATCGAGAAGAACTACGACGTGGGCGACACGCTGGACACCAGCACCTCCTCCACCACCGGCATCGCCTATCCCGCCGTCATCTACGATCTTTCTGCCCTCACCTTTGATATCCGCATCCACGAGCTGGACATCAACAAGATCCAAGTGGGCCAGGCGGTGGAGATCACCTCCGACGCCCTGGACGGCCAGAGCTTCACCGGCAGGGTAGACAAGGTGAACATCAACGGCACCACCTCCAACGGCGTCACCACCTATCCCGTCACCGTGCTCATCGACGGCTCCCCGGACGAGCTCAAGCCCGGCATGAACATCTCCGCCAAGATCGTGGTGGAGGACGCGGGCGAGGTGCTATGCATTCCCGTGGAGGCGGTGAACCGTGGACAGAACGGCGCCAGCACCGTGCTGGTGGCGGGCCCCGGCGCCCTGGATGAGGCGGGTAATCTGGCCGACAGCTCCAAGCTGGAGGAGCGGGAGGTCACCCTGGGACGGAACGACGAGGCCTACATCGAGGTTCTCTCCGGTCTGGAGGAGGGCGAGACCGTCTTTATCCAGAACGCCTCCTCCGCCAACCCCTGGGGGTGA
- a CDS encoding M23 family metallopeptidase — MKKKPILERIGDFMEGKGFYIVLFLCVAAIGISGYYLFSSLDMRDGDAAVAAPTQVVVMPTVQPVKPTVAPTPAPTAKPTPAPTPAPTPAATPAPTPAAPAASVFTWPVKGQVVADYSLEVLAYDETMGDWRTHSGIDIAAPVGTQVLAVSAGTVASVEQDDLMGTTVVIAHAGGVESIYANLAAVPTVEAGDQVSIGAVIGAVGTTAVAESARAPHLHFEMREDGESVDPVSYLPE; from the coding sequence ATGAAAAAGAAACCGATCTTAGAGCGGATCGGCGACTTCATGGAGGGGAAGGGCTTCTACATAGTCCTGTTCCTCTGCGTCGCCGCAATTGGAATTTCGGGCTATTATCTCTTTTCCTCTCTTGATATGAGGGACGGGGACGCCGCCGTGGCGGCCCCCACCCAGGTGGTGGTCATGCCCACCGTGCAGCCGGTGAAGCCCACGGTGGCGCCCACCCCGGCCCCCACAGCCAAACCCACGCCCGCACCCACCCCCGCGCCCACCCCCGCCGCCACGCCTGCGCCCACCCCCGCCGCGCCGGCGGCCTCGGTGTTTACCTGGCCGGTCAAGGGACAGGTGGTGGCCGACTACTCCCTGGAGGTGCTGGCCTATGACGAGACCATGGGCGACTGGCGGACCCACTCCGGCATCGATATCGCGGCCCCTGTGGGCACACAGGTGCTGGCGGTCTCCGCCGGGACCGTGGCCAGCGTGGAGCAGGACGATCTGATGGGCACCACTGTGGTCATCGCCCACGCGGGCGGAGTGGAGAGCATCTACGCCAATCTGGCGGCCGTCCCCACCGTGGAGGCGGGGGATCAGGTGTCCATCGGCGCGGTCATCGGCGCGGTGGGGACCACAGCCGTGGCGGAAAGCGCCCGCGCGCCCCATCTCCACTTTGAGATGCGGGAGGACGGCGAGAGTGTGGATCCGGTGAGCTATCTGCCGGAATAA
- a CDS encoding MFS transporter, with amino-acid sequence MRTQWKRQFATLWVGQAVSILTSSISQYALIWHLTAQTGSAAVLSLAAVAALLPQGILSLFTGAVADRFDRRKIMAVADGAIGLVSLALVGVGLLLGDLPMTAIMVTLALRSVGSAFHSPCLQAVTPLVVPREMLGKCAGWSQGVQTVSLLLSPALAAVLFAAVPLPLIIALDAMGAAFAIGFLLLARLPALRATGEEAPFRLLDDCRAGCAVLRSKKWLWQLCLICGLFSLAVVPVSSLFPLVSMRYFGGTAVAASVVETAYSLGMLVGSFLLGLWGGTRNKMTTMTAAVFALGGCLLAMGCLPPAAFLSFVSLSLGMGLASPFFNSLLTALIQEKVEGEYLGRVLGIASAVMTLASPVGLGLTALFAEGVGLIRWFALAGGVTVLCGVLCLVLPAVRRCDLPQKREAPCREVS; translated from the coding sequence ATGCGCACGCAATGGAAACGTCAGTTTGCCACACTGTGGGTGGGGCAGGCGGTGTCGATCCTCACCAGCTCCATCTCCCAATATGCCCTGATCTGGCACCTCACGGCGCAGACCGGTTCAGCCGCCGTCCTGTCCCTGGCCGCCGTGGCCGCCCTGCTGCCCCAGGGCATCCTCTCCCTTTTCACTGGGGCGGTGGCCGACCGCTTTGACCGGCGCAAGATCATGGCGGTGGCCGACGGGGCCATCGGGCTGGTATCGCTGGCCCTGGTGGGGGTGGGGCTCCTGCTGGGGGATCTGCCCATGACCGCCATCATGGTCACCCTGGCCCTGCGGAGTGTGGGCTCCGCCTTCCACTCCCCCTGCCTCCAGGCGGTCACTCCCCTCGTCGTCCCGCGGGAGATGCTGGGGAAATGTGCGGGCTGGTCCCAGGGAGTGCAGACCGTCTCCCTGCTTTTGAGCCCTGCCCTGGCCGCGGTCCTCTTCGCCGCGGTCCCTCTCCCCCTCATCATCGCGCTGGATGCCATGGGGGCCGCCTTTGCCATCGGATTTCTGCTCCTCGCGCGGCTCCCGGCCCTCCGGGCCACCGGAGAGGAGGCGCCCTTCCGACTTCTGGACGACTGCCGGGCGGGCTGCGCCGTCCTGCGGAGCAAGAAATGGCTGTGGCAGCTCTGCCTCATCTGCGGGCTCTTCTCCCTGGCGGTGGTGCCGGTGTCCTCCCTCTTTCCTCTGGTCAGCATGCGCTATTTCGGCGGCACTGCCGTGGCGGCCTCGGTGGTGGAGACGGCCTATTCCCTGGGGATGCTGGTGGGCTCCTTCCTCCTGGGGCTCTGGGGCGGGACGCGGAACAAGATGACCACCATGACTGCGGCGGTCTTTGCCCTGGGCGGCTGCCTGCTGGCCATGGGGTGCCTGCCCCCCGCCGCATTCCTCTCCTTTGTCTCCCTCTCCCTGGGGATGGGGCTGGCCTCCCCCTTTTTCAACAGCCTGCTGACCGCGCTCATCCAGGAAAAGGTGGAGGGGGAGTATCTGGGCCGGGTGCTGGGGATCGCTTCGGCGGTCATGACCCTAGCAAGCCCCGTGGGGCTGGGCCTCACCGCCCTCTTTGCCGAGGGGGTGGGACTGATCCGCTGGTTTGCCCTGGCCGGAGGCGTGACGGTGCTGTGCGGCGTGTTGTGCCTCGTCCTCCCGGCAGTGCGGCGGTGCGATCTGCCCCAGAAGCGGGAGGCCCCCTGCCGGGAGGTATCCTGA
- the sfsA gene encoding DNA/RNA nuclease SfsA, which produces MQYDNSYRATFLSRPNRFIANVLLDGKPEVVHVKNTGRCRELLVPGANVYLEKSGNPDRKTCYDLVAVEKGARLINMDAQAPNRVFAEWVGVGGFQEGLTLLRPETTWGNSRFDFYWEASNRRGFVEVKGVTLEENGAVYFPDAPTARGVKHVEELCACLEQGYEAALFLVVQMEGVAFWAPNDRTHPAFGTAVRRAAERGVQILAWDCKVTPDSITLRRPVSVRLHGVQENLC; this is translated from the coding sequence ATGCAATACGACAATAGTTATAGGGCCACTTTCCTTAGCCGCCCCAATCGCTTTATCGCCAATGTGCTCCTGGACGGAAAGCCTGAGGTGGTTCATGTGAAGAACACAGGGCGCTGCCGGGAACTGCTGGTGCCGGGCGCCAATGTTTACCTGGAAAAGAGCGGGAACCCGGACCGGAAGACATGCTACGATCTGGTTGCTGTGGAAAAGGGAGCGCGCCTCATTAATATGGACGCCCAGGCGCCCAATCGTGTCTTTGCCGAGTGGGTGGGCGTAGGCGGGTTTCAGGAGGGGCTTACTTTACTGCGCCCAGAGACTACTTGGGGGAATTCTAGATTTGATTTTTACTGGGAGGCATCAAATCGGAGGGGATTCGTGGAGGTCAAAGGAGTTACACTGGAAGAAAACGGCGCGGTGTACTTTCCGGACGCCCCGACGGCGCGGGGGGTCAAGCATGTGGAAGAGCTGTGCGCCTGTCTGGAGCAGGGCTATGAGGCGGCGCTCTTTTTGGTGGTCCAGATGGAGGGCGTCGCCTTTTGGGCCCCCAATGACCGGACCCATCCAGCCTTCGGCACGGCGGTGCGGCGTGCGGCGGAGCGAGGGGTACAAATTTTGGCCTGGGACTGCAAAGTGACACCGGATTCGATAACGCTGCGGCGGCCGGTATCGGTCCGATTGCATGGAGTGCAGGAAAATTTGTGTTAG